From the Manis javanica isolate MJ-LG chromosome 11, MJ_LKY, whole genome shotgun sequence genome, one window contains:
- the LOC118970939 gene encoding zinc finger protein 215-like, whose protein sequence is MGVLSRKMQPLNKLMAISKPQNPALHEQSEVRSTDKSWQQETISIMETYDCEASRQKFRHFQYLEVSGPHEAFSQLWELCLQWLRPEVHTKKQILQLLVLEQFLTILPEDVRTWVNLQHPKNSKEVVTLIEEVIEMLKEEEIPCKKSVLQKGSVRTEKMEADSLTGKSQSIYFANQLRSLRKKDG, encoded by the coding sequence ATGGGAGTTCTGTCTAGGAAGATGCAGCCTCTGAATAAGTTGATGGCTATTTCAAAACCTCAAAACCCGGCTCTGCATGAACAGAGTGAGGTCAGGAGTACTGATAAGTCTTGGCAGCAGGAAACCATCTCCATCATGGAGACATATGACTGTGAGGCCTCTCGTCAAAAGTTCAGACACTTCCAATATTTGGAAGTGTCTGGACCTCATGAAGCCTTTAGCCAACTCTGGGAGCTCTGTCTTCAGTGGCTGAGACCAGAGGTTCATACAAAGAAGCAGATCCTGCAGCTGTTGGTGCTGGAACAGTTCCTGACAATTCTCCCTGAAGATGTCAGGACGTGGGTGAATTTACAGCATCCAAAGAATAGCAAAGAAGTGGTGACCCTTATAGAAGAGGTGATCGAGATGCTTAAAGAGGAAGAGATACCCTGCAAGAAATCTGTCCTCCAGAAGGGGAGCGTCAGGACGGAAAAAATGGAAGCTGACTCACTAACAGGCAAATCCCAGAGCATCTACTTTGCAAACCAGTTGAGATCTCTGAGGAAAAAAGATggataa